One genomic window of Osmia bicornis bicornis chromosome 3, iOsmBic2.1, whole genome shotgun sequence includes the following:
- the LOC114877810 gene encoding viral IAP-associated factor homolog has translation MQDPNEDTQWNDILRRKGIIPEKEKEVTEEQIVNIVENTINEKTGRAANDLESKTLDELDELEDEEDEKILLEYRNKRIAELKELASKSKYGEMIEISGEDYVQEVNNAGDDVWVVLHLYRPGIPLCTLINQYLSNLARKFPTTKFLKSISTTCIPNWPDSNLPTIFIYHNGNMVTQLIGPIELRGMKLTEAELEWMLGQAEAVPTKITEDPRPKVRDVLFSTLRPENDDLAESNDW, from the exons ATG CAAGATCCAAATGAGGACACACAATGGAATGATATTCTCAGGAGAAAAGGAATTATACCtgagaaggaaaaagaagttACAGAGGAACAAATAGTGAATATAGTAGAAAATACTATAAATGAGAAGACTGGACGTG CTGCTAATGATTTGGAATCTAAGACACTGGATGAATTAGATGAATTAGAGGATGAAGAAGATGAGAAGATTTTATTGGAATATAGGAATAAAAGAATAGCAGAATTAAAGGAACTGGCCAGCAAATCTAAATATGGAGAAATGATAGAAATTTCAGGTGAAGATTATGTTCAGGAAGTGAATAATGCTGGAGATGATGTTTGGGTTGTACTTCACTTGTATAGACCTGG CATCCCACTTTGCAcattaataaatcaatatttaagCAATTTAGCTAGAAAATTCCCTACAACAAAGTTTCTGAAAAGTATTTCTACTACTTGTATTCCTAACTGGCCGGATAGTAATCTTcctacaatttttatttaccatAATGGAAACATGGTAACACAACTTATTGGACCAATAGAATTAAGAGGAATGAAACTAACAGAAGCAG AACTAGAGTGGATGTTGGGTCAAGCAGAGGCTGTACCCACAAAAATTACCGAGGACCCAAGGCCAAAAGTCAGAGAtgtattattttctacattaaGACCTGAAAATGATGACTTGGCTGAGAGTAATGATTGGTAA
- the LOC114877809 gene encoding uncharacterized protein LOC114877809 isoform X1, which produces MYYQNPWHLTYKNSKSLLLNTKEFKEQCYFEINDTIKKEKDNFETYNVDDDTALHNFETVRTIPNILKNNSKLNKKIFSQLNETDENQNNVQIPFIYENPSQENKCFKKETKCKYLSRKRKQGLGFTDVWNEYPSWNIDSSVDNKKKISNKSFHTSLKLEAPIKQKKLTCHTKQQDIKHEMSLLKTKQNENSRNIPTNYSSESICLQEFESTDFQDSIDFSGNEIFSKFNYELYSDNNLTGSNMYMLNSNETYNSLSTTNDSDTFEKEYDLNSNKVDISNEGYRSLTNESLAFSEHLEKDILLLNNNKLDWTCDSRCDHCLENCVSSWITANETINNAFQKDKMLAGIINPKAIHTDNEIDLDSADIYDIYLATDTSSKADSTRTLSSENSIDDIDLSLPELASYCDEYNIIEEISKNAINSDETKKFNTLNDFDDVLLETDFDTPTPASGKEINEYPINTSQSEKDYEYNCSNNKKFECSVCSLTFSKARTFAMHQAGAHGGMYVILCESCGTFFNRKYHFNRHLVHCNRLKKSFKCDMCMKAYRHKSSLSHHLKERHHIPYDRSPKFTCGVCNKDYRRFGAFENHLRKHHRAPGKLLTYCED; this is translated from the exons aTGTATTATCAAAATCCTTGGCATTTGACATATAAGAATTCTAAAAGTCTTTTATTGAATACAAAAGAATTTAAAGAACAatgttattttgaaataaatgatacgattaagaaagaaaaagataacTTTGAAACTTATAATGTAGATGATGATACAGCTCTGCACAATTTTGAAACTGTTAGGACAATTCCcaacatattaaaaaacaattcaAAACTGAACAAGAAAATCTTTTCTCAGCTGAATGAAACAGATGAAAATCAAAACAATGTACAGATTCCATTCATATACGAGAATCCCTCtcaagaaaataaatgttttaagAAAGAAACcaaatgtaaatatttatcTCGCAAAAGAAAACAAGGACTTGGTTTTACTGATGTATGGAACGAATACCCTAGTTGGAATATAGATTCTTCTGTTGATAACAAGAAGAAAATATCAAACAAAAGCTTTCATACATCATTAAAATTAGAGGCTCCtataaaacagaaaaaattaACATGTCACACTAAACAGCAGGATATAAAACATGAAATGTCTCTCCTTAAAACTAAACAAAATGAGAATTCTCGCAATATACCAACAAACTATAGTTCTGAATCTATTTGCTTGCAAGAATTTGAATCTACAGATTTTCAAGATTCAATTGACTTTTCAGGCAATGAGATATTcagtaaatttaattatgaattatacAGTGATAATAATTTAACTGGCTCTAACATGTATATGCTGAATTCCAATGAAACTTATAATTCTTTGAGTACAACTAATGATAGTGATACCTTTGAAAAAGAATATGATTTAAATAGCAATAAAGTTGATATATCTAATGAAGGATATAGATCCTTAACAAATGAATCATTAGCATTTTCAGAACATCTGGAGAAAGATATACTACTtctaaacaataataaattagatTGGACATGTGATTCTCGTTGTGATCATTGTTTGGAAAACTGTGTCTCCAGTTGGATAACAGCtaatgaaacaataaataacGCATTTCAAAAAGACAAGATGTTAGCAGGAATAATTAATCCAAAAGCAATCCATACGGATAATGAAATTGACTTAGATTCTGCAGACATATatgatatatatttagcaactgATACTTCATCAAAAGCAGATAGTACAAGAACATTATCATCAGAAAATTCTATTGATGATATTGATCTGTCATTACCAGAATTAGCAAGTTATTGCGACGAATATAACATCATAGAAGAAATATCAAAAAACGCTATAAATTCGGATGAAACCAAAAAATTTAATACTCTTAATGACTTTGATGATGTTTTGTTGGAAACCGATTTTGATACTCCTACTCCTGCATCcggaaaagaaataaacgaaTATCCGATAAATACATCGCAATCTGAGAAAGATTACGAATATAATTGctcaaataataaaaa ATTTGAGTGTTCAGTATGTTCATTAACATTCTCGAAAGCCCGTACGTTTGCGATGCATCAAGCGGGCGCGCATGGAG GTATGTATGTAATACTTTGCGAAAGCTGCGGCACGTTTTTCAATCGAAAATACCATTTCAATAGGCATTTAGTTCATTGCAATCGTCTGAAAAAATCATTCAAATGCGACATGTGCATGAAAGCGTATAG GCACAAGTCATCTTTGTCTCATCATTTAAAAGAAAGACATCACATTCCCTATGATCGTTCGCCAAAATTCACTTGTGGCGTGTGTAACAAAGACTACAGGAGATTCGGGGCTTTTGAGAATCATCTCAGAAAGCACCACCGTGCACCCGGTAAATTATTAACTTATTGCGAAGATTGA
- the LOC114877809 gene encoding uncharacterized protein LOC114877809 isoform X3, with protein MYYQNPWHLTYKNSKSLLLNTKEFKEQCYFEINDTIKKEKDNFETYNVDDDTALHNFETVRTIPNILKNNSKLNKKIFSQLNETDENQNNVQIPFIYENPSQENKCFKKETKCKYLSRKRKQGLGFTDVWNEYPSWNIDSSVDNKKKISNKSFHTSLKLEAPIKQKKLTCHTKQQDIKHEMSLLKTKQNENSRNIPTNYSSESICLQEFESTDFQDSIDFSGNEIFSKFNYELYSDNNLTGSNMYMLNSNETYNSLSTTNDSDTFEKEYDLNSNKVDISNEGYRSLTNESLAFSEHLEKDILLLNNNKLDWTCDSRCDHCLENCVSSWITANETINNAFQKDKMLAGIINPKAIHTDNEIDLDSADIYDIYLATDTSSKADSTRTLSSENSIDDIDLSLPELASYCDEYNIIEEISKNAINSDETKKFNTLNDFDDVLLETDFDTPTPASGKEINEYPINTSQSEKDYEYNCSNNKKFECSVCSLTFSKARTFAMHQAGAHGGTSHLCLII; from the exons aTGTATTATCAAAATCCTTGGCATTTGACATATAAGAATTCTAAAAGTCTTTTATTGAATACAAAAGAATTTAAAGAACAatgttattttgaaataaatgatacgattaagaaagaaaaagataacTTTGAAACTTATAATGTAGATGATGATACAGCTCTGCACAATTTTGAAACTGTTAGGACAATTCCcaacatattaaaaaacaattcaAAACTGAACAAGAAAATCTTTTCTCAGCTGAATGAAACAGATGAAAATCAAAACAATGTACAGATTCCATTCATATACGAGAATCCCTCtcaagaaaataaatgttttaagAAAGAAACcaaatgtaaatatttatcTCGCAAAAGAAAACAAGGACTTGGTTTTACTGATGTATGGAACGAATACCCTAGTTGGAATATAGATTCTTCTGTTGATAACAAGAAGAAAATATCAAACAAAAGCTTTCATACATCATTAAAATTAGAGGCTCCtataaaacagaaaaaattaACATGTCACACTAAACAGCAGGATATAAAACATGAAATGTCTCTCCTTAAAACTAAACAAAATGAGAATTCTCGCAATATACCAACAAACTATAGTTCTGAATCTATTTGCTTGCAAGAATTTGAATCTACAGATTTTCAAGATTCAATTGACTTTTCAGGCAATGAGATATTcagtaaatttaattatgaattatacAGTGATAATAATTTAACTGGCTCTAACATGTATATGCTGAATTCCAATGAAACTTATAATTCTTTGAGTACAACTAATGATAGTGATACCTTTGAAAAAGAATATGATTTAAATAGCAATAAAGTTGATATATCTAATGAAGGATATAGATCCTTAACAAATGAATCATTAGCATTTTCAGAACATCTGGAGAAAGATATACTACTtctaaacaataataaattagatTGGACATGTGATTCTCGTTGTGATCATTGTTTGGAAAACTGTGTCTCCAGTTGGATAACAGCtaatgaaacaataaataacGCATTTCAAAAAGACAAGATGTTAGCAGGAATAATTAATCCAAAAGCAATCCATACGGATAATGAAATTGACTTAGATTCTGCAGACATATatgatatatatttagcaactgATACTTCATCAAAAGCAGATAGTACAAGAACATTATCATCAGAAAATTCTATTGATGATATTGATCTGTCATTACCAGAATTAGCAAGTTATTGCGACGAATATAACATCATAGAAGAAATATCAAAAAACGCTATAAATTCGGATGAAACCAAAAAATTTAATACTCTTAATGACTTTGATGATGTTTTGTTGGAAACCGATTTTGATACTCCTACTCCTGCATCcggaaaagaaataaacgaaTATCCGATAAATACATCGCAATCTGAGAAAGATTACGAATATAATTGctcaaataataaaaa ATTTGAGTGTTCAGTATGTTCATTAACATTCTCGAAAGCCCGTACGTTTGCGATGCATCAAGCGGGCGCGCATGGAG GCACAAGTCATCTTTGTCTCATCATTTAA
- the LOC114877809 gene encoding uncharacterized protein LOC114877809 isoform X2 has translation MYYQNPWHLTYKNSKSLLLNTKEFKEQCYFEINDTIKKEKDNFETYNVDDDTALHNFETVRTIPNILKNNSKLNKKIFSQLNETDENQNNVQIPFIYENPSQENKCFKKETKCKYLSRKRKQGLGFTDVWNEYPSWNIDSSVDNKKKISNKSFHTSLKLEAPIKQKKLTCHTKQQDIKHEMSLLKTKQNENSRNIPTNYSSESICLQEFESTDFQDSIDFSGNEIFSKFNYELYSDNNLTGSNMYMLNSNETYNSLSTTNDSDTFEKEYDLNSNKVDISNEGYRSLTNESLAFSEHLEKDILLLNNNKLDWTCDSRCDHCLENCVSSWITANETINNAFQKDKMLAGIINPKAIHTDNEIDLDSADIYDIYLATDTSSKADSTRTLSSENSIDDIDLSLPELASYCDEYNIIEEISKNAINSDETKKFNTLNDFDDVLLETDFDTPTPASGKEINEYPINTSQSEKDYEYNCSNNKKHKSSLSHHLKERHHIPYDRSPKFTCGVCNKDYRRFGAFENHLRKHHRAPGKLLTYCED, from the exons aTGTATTATCAAAATCCTTGGCATTTGACATATAAGAATTCTAAAAGTCTTTTATTGAATACAAAAGAATTTAAAGAACAatgttattttgaaataaatgatacgattaagaaagaaaaagataacTTTGAAACTTATAATGTAGATGATGATACAGCTCTGCACAATTTTGAAACTGTTAGGACAATTCCcaacatattaaaaaacaattcaAAACTGAACAAGAAAATCTTTTCTCAGCTGAATGAAACAGATGAAAATCAAAACAATGTACAGATTCCATTCATATACGAGAATCCCTCtcaagaaaataaatgttttaagAAAGAAACcaaatgtaaatatttatcTCGCAAAAGAAAACAAGGACTTGGTTTTACTGATGTATGGAACGAATACCCTAGTTGGAATATAGATTCTTCTGTTGATAACAAGAAGAAAATATCAAACAAAAGCTTTCATACATCATTAAAATTAGAGGCTCCtataaaacagaaaaaattaACATGTCACACTAAACAGCAGGATATAAAACATGAAATGTCTCTCCTTAAAACTAAACAAAATGAGAATTCTCGCAATATACCAACAAACTATAGTTCTGAATCTATTTGCTTGCAAGAATTTGAATCTACAGATTTTCAAGATTCAATTGACTTTTCAGGCAATGAGATATTcagtaaatttaattatgaattatacAGTGATAATAATTTAACTGGCTCTAACATGTATATGCTGAATTCCAATGAAACTTATAATTCTTTGAGTACAACTAATGATAGTGATACCTTTGAAAAAGAATATGATTTAAATAGCAATAAAGTTGATATATCTAATGAAGGATATAGATCCTTAACAAATGAATCATTAGCATTTTCAGAACATCTGGAGAAAGATATACTACTtctaaacaataataaattagatTGGACATGTGATTCTCGTTGTGATCATTGTTTGGAAAACTGTGTCTCCAGTTGGATAACAGCtaatgaaacaataaataacGCATTTCAAAAAGACAAGATGTTAGCAGGAATAATTAATCCAAAAGCAATCCATACGGATAATGAAATTGACTTAGATTCTGCAGACATATatgatatatatttagcaactgATACTTCATCAAAAGCAGATAGTACAAGAACATTATCATCAGAAAATTCTATTGATGATATTGATCTGTCATTACCAGAATTAGCAAGTTATTGCGACGAATATAACATCATAGAAGAAATATCAAAAAACGCTATAAATTCGGATGAAACCAAAAAATTTAATACTCTTAATGACTTTGATGATGTTTTGTTGGAAACCGATTTTGATACTCCTACTCCTGCATCcggaaaagaaataaacgaaTATCCGATAAATACATCGCAATCTGAGAAAGATTACGAATATAATTGctcaaataataaaaa GCACAAGTCATCTTTGTCTCATCATTTAAAAGAAAGACATCACATTCCCTATGATCGTTCGCCAAAATTCACTTGTGGCGTGTGTAACAAAGACTACAGGAGATTCGGGGCTTTTGAGAATCATCTCAGAAAGCACCACCGTGCACCCGGTAAATTATTAACTTATTGCGAAGATTGA